A genomic stretch from Deinococcus radiotolerans includes:
- a CDS encoding FadR/GntR family transcriptional regulator, with product MPAPATDNRAATVVQHVQRLIQVGALPPGAPLPSEGQLSATLGISRGMVREGYRMLAATGAVTLRNGRAPRVAALNADPIAAMFRHVLDTRQVSAPDVLEFRRATELQAAPLAALRRSDAQAAALLAAAAAMQDTPDLLPQDLAFHELLADSSGNPLFSVIAQTFRVLTERSIRQGQHHYTDPFHRTAYAEAHLEIARSIQQRDPTHAQQAMQRHYEQAELATLL from the coding sequence GTGCCCGCCCCCGCCACGGACAACCGAGCCGCCACTGTCGTGCAGCACGTGCAGCGCCTCATTCAGGTGGGCGCGCTGCCGCCGGGCGCGCCCCTTCCCTCCGAGGGGCAGCTGAGTGCCACGCTGGGCATCAGCCGCGGCATGGTCCGCGAGGGCTACCGCATGCTGGCTGCCACGGGCGCCGTGACCCTCCGCAACGGCCGCGCGCCCCGCGTTGCCGCCCTGAATGCCGATCCGATCGCCGCGATGTTCCGGCACGTCCTCGACACGCGGCAGGTGAGCGCTCCGGACGTGCTGGAATTCCGCCGCGCCACCGAACTGCAGGCTGCGCCACTGGCCGCACTGCGCCGCAGCGACGCGCAGGCCGCTGCCCTCCTGGCGGCCGCGGCAGCCATGCAGGACACGCCGGACCTCCTGCCGCAGGACCTGGCCTTCCATGAGCTGCTGGCCGACAGTTCCGGCAATCCGCTGTTCAGCGTGATCGCCCAGACCTTCCGCGTGCTCACCGAGCGGTCCATCCGGCAGGGCCAGCATCATTACACCGATCCCTTCCACCGGACCGCCTACGCCGAGGCGCACCTTGAGATCGCGCGGTCCATCCAGCAGCGTGACCCCACGCACGCCCAGCAGGCCATGCAGCGGCACTACGAGCAGGCGGAACTGGCCACCCTGCTCTAG